The following are encoded in a window of Vigna unguiculata cultivar IT97K-499-35 chromosome 8, ASM411807v1, whole genome shotgun sequence genomic DNA:
- the LOC114195650 gene encoding glutathione S-transferase TCHQD-like: MQLYHHPLDLDSQRVRISLEEEGVDYTSHHVNPITGKNLDSSFFKMNRRGRVPVFQNGSHIIYNTIDIIQYIERIAVVSSGADSISTSNREVIEWMQRIQDWDPKFFTLAHIPEKYRVYVSKFIRQVVIARMSESPELAGDYHRKLREAYETEEKLKEADVLRRSKEHLVRLLDEVERQLCETPFLAGQDFTMADVMLIPVLARLKLLDLENDYITGRPNIAEYWLLVQQRPSYKRVIGKYFNGWRKHKTLLKTWFLVRIRSLLKRY; encoded by the exons ATGCAGCTATATCATCATCCGTTGGATTTGGACAGCCAGAGGGTGAGAATTTCATTGGAGGAGGAGGGTGTGGATTATACATCTCACCATGTCAATCCCATTACTGGCAAGAACTTGGATTCTTCTTTCTTCAAGATGAATCGCCGTGGAAGGGTCCCGGTTTTCCAAAATGGTTCTCATATCATTTACAACACTATTGATATAATCCA GTACATCGAAAGAATTGCTGTGGTTTCCTCAGGGGCTGACAGTATCAGTACCAGTAACAGGGAAGTGATTGAATGGATGCAGAGGATACAAGACTGGGACCCCAAGTTTTTCACACTTGCACATATACCTGAGAAATACCGTGTTTATGTTTCCAAGTTCATAAGGCAAGTGGTGATTGCTCGCATGTCTGAGTCACCTGAATTAGCAGGAGATTACCATAGGAAGTTGAGAGAAGCCTATGAGACCGAAGAGAAATTGAAAGAAGCAGACGTTTTGAGAAGGAGCAAAGAGCATTTGGTTAGATTGCTTGATGAGGTGGAGAGGCAACTGTGTGAAACACCTTTTTTGGCAGGTCAAGATTTTACCATGGCTGATGTGATGCTCATTCCAGTATTAGCTCGTTTAAAACTCTTGGATTTAGAGAATGACTACATAACTGGAAGGCCAAACATTGCTGAGTATTGGCTTTTGGTTCAGCAAAGGCCTAGTTATAAAAGGGTGATTGGTAAGTACTTCAATGGTTGGAGAAAGCACAAAACACTCTTGAAAACATGGTTCTTGGTTCGTATTCGAAGTTTGCTGAAGAGGTACTAG
- the LOC114194006 gene encoding floral homeotic protein GLOBOSA-like: protein MGRGKIEIKRIENSSNRQVTYSKRKNGILKKAKEITVLCDAQVSLIIFAASGKMHDYISPSTTLIDILERYHKTSGKRLWDAKHENLNGEIERLKKENDSMQIELRHLKGEDINSLNYKELMALEDALETGLVSVREKQMDVYRMFRRNDKILEEENRELNFLWQQRLAVEGAREVENGFDQSVRDYNSHMPFAFRVQPMQPNLQERI from the exons ATGGGGAGGGGAAAGATTGAGATCAAGAGGATCGAGAACTCCAGCAACAGACAAGTTACCTACTCCAAGAGAAAGAATGGGATCCTAAAGAAGGCTAAGGAAATCACTGTTCTATGTGATGCACAAGTTTCTCTTATCATCTTTGCTGCATCTGGGAAGATGCATGACTACATAAGCCCTTCCACCAC TTTGATTGACATATTGGAGAGGTACCACAAGACCTCAGGGAAGAGGCTTTGGGACGCCAAGCATGAG AACCTAAACGGCGAAATTGAGAGACTCAAGAAAGAGAACGACAGCATGCAAATTGAGCTGAG GCACTTGAAGGGGGAAGATATAAACTCTCTGAACTACAAGGAACTCATGGCCTTAGAAGATGCCTTAGAAACTGGTCTCGTCAGTGTTCGTGAAAAACAG ATGGATGTGTACAGGATGTTCAGGAGAAAT GACAAGATCTTGGAGGAGGAGAACAGGGAACTTAATTTTCTCTGG CAACAGCGTTTGGCAGTGGAAGGTGCAAGAGAAGTGGAGAACGGGTTTGATCAGAGTGTGAGGGATTACAACTCCCATATGCCATTTGCATTTCGTGTGCAGCCAATGCAGCCAAATCTTCAAGAAAGGATCTGA